One window from the genome of Candidatus Bathyanammoxibius amoris encodes:
- a CDS encoding cytochrome C, protein MWHNIWHIASKPDNIPIVIMLVLVLFFGWLSFSLGIKNDRIRAEAARRRKEGNDDIKEKKKAEEENLVDMIDVMYPEEEQGLPKMVPTWPHLVKLEFICAIIVMAFLLIWSVPIDAPLEELANPALTPNPSKAPWYFLGLQDMLVYFDPYIAGVILPSFIIVGLLTIPYVDVNPKGNGYYTFRERRFAILTYWFGFFFLWVLEIVIGVFCRGPGWMFFWPGQEWDPHRVVAEVNINLNEWLAGITGMVTLKSYSAALVIGLATILGYYALGMLLPYIWLKGRKSETLEQLGLIRFGIVCFFFWTMMALPIKMVMRLVFSIKYILVTPWLNI, encoded by the coding sequence ATGTGGCATAACATCTGGCATATAGCAAGTAAACCCGACAATATACCGATTGTGATAATGCTCGTCCTTGTGCTGTTCTTCGGATGGCTTTCCTTTTCCCTCGGTATAAAGAACGACCGCATAAGGGCGGAGGCTGCCCGTCGAAGAAAAGAGGGCAACGACGATATAAAGGAGAAGAAAAAGGCCGAGGAAGAGAACCTGGTGGACATGATTGACGTTATGTATCCGGAAGAGGAACAGGGCCTGCCGAAAATGGTGCCCACCTGGCCTCATCTGGTCAAGCTGGAGTTTATATGTGCCATTATCGTCATGGCATTTCTGCTGATATGGTCGGTACCTATTGATGCACCCCTGGAAGAGCTGGCGAACCCCGCACTCACGCCGAACCCTTCGAAGGCACCCTGGTACTTCCTCGGGCTGCAGGACATGCTGGTGTATTTTGACCCCTACATTGCCGGTGTGATTCTGCCCAGTTTTATCATAGTCGGTCTTTTAACCATTCCTTATGTGGATGTTAACCCAAAGGGCAACGGTTACTATACCTTCAGAGAGAGGAGGTTTGCCATACTGACATATTGGTTTGGTTTCTTTTTCCTCTGGGTGCTGGAGATAGTTATCGGGGTATTCTGCCGTGGGCCGGGGTGGATGTTCTTTTGGCCTGGTCAGGAATGGGACCCGCACAGGGTGGTGGCGGAGGTTAACATCAACCTGAACGAATGGCTCGCCGGGATTACAGGCATGGTGACTCTGAAGTCTTATTCGGCGGCCCTTGTTATAGGGCTGGCGACAATTCTGGGCTATTACGCACTTGGCATGCTGCTTCCATACATATGGCTCAAGGGCCGCAAGAGCGAGACGCTGGAGCAACTTGGCCTCATCCGGTTTGGCATAGTCTGTTTCTTCTTCTGGACTATGATGGCCCTCCCTATAAAGATGGTCATGCGTCTGGTATTTTCCATCAAATACATCCTGGTAACACCCTGGTTAAACATTTGA
- a CDS encoding cytochrome b N-terminal domain-containing protein → MISEQIEKIKEQILKSQIYRSMFRREFTDTPRNRVLAILGNVFLHLHPSYVTRHSLKLSHSWCMGGITFLLFLVLCFTGVFLCFYYHPDKINAYKDMKYFEYDVPFGIVLRNMHRWAGHLMVITVWLHMTRVFMTGSYKPPREFNWVVGVILLVLTLMLSFTGYLLPDDQLGFWAVTVGTNMARATPLMGHEGPFGEQLGMTAFNDVRFALLGGSVVGGNALLRAYVWHCVAMPMIVIILLAVHFWRTRKDSVSAGPL, encoded by the coding sequence ATGATTTCGGAACAGATAGAAAAGATTAAGGAACAAATCCTAAAGTCCCAGATATACAGGTCGATGTTCCGCAGGGAATTCACGGATACGCCGCGAAACCGTGTCCTGGCCATCCTGGGTAACGTATTCCTGCACCTTCACCCGTCCTATGTGACGAGGCACTCGCTGAAGCTTTCCCATAGCTGGTGCATGGGCGGCATCACCTTTTTGCTGTTCCTGGTCCTTTGTTTTACGGGCGTGTTCCTCTGTTTTTACTATCACCCGGACAAGATAAATGCCTACAAGGACATGAAATATTTTGAGTACGACGTGCCGTTCGGGATAGTTCTCAGGAATATGCACCGGTGGGCGGGGCATCTTATGGTAATAACCGTGTGGCTGCACATGACGCGTGTCTTCATGACGGGTTCTTACAAGCCGCCAAGGGAGTTTAACTGGGTAGTGGGAGTGATACTGCTTGTATTAACGCTGATGCTCAGCTTTACCGGCTACCTGCTTCCTGACGACCAGCTTGGTTTCTGGGCCGTAACGGTCGGAACAAACATGGCCAGGGCCACGCCCCTGATGGGGCACGAGGGGCCCTTCGGGGAGCAGCTTGGTATGACGGCCTTTAACGATGTCAGGTTTGCGCTTCTGGGCGGTTCCGTGGTGGGGGGCAACGCACTGTTGAGGGCATATGTGTGGCACTGTGTGGCCATGCCGATGATAGTAATAATCCTTCTGGCTGTTCACTTCTGGCGGACAAGAAAAGACAGCGTCTCCGCGGGACCGTTATAA
- a CDS encoding ubiquinol-cytochrome c reductase iron-sulfur subunit, with amino-acid sequence MEEKKLTEHKNQTAHALVDKSALASKPEEDTSKGRRSFLVKLGWAGFALFQLIWIVSFMRFFFPRTLFEPPMTFKVGYPWEFTVGTVDIRFQQKYRVWIVRETEGFYALLAKCTHLGCTPVWWEGENKFKCPCHGSGFTKEGVNYEGPAPRPLERLKLGLAEDGQIVVYKSIVFRRERGEWEKPGAFLRA; translated from the coding sequence ATGGAGGAAAAAAAGCTGACGGAACATAAAAACCAGACGGCGCATGCCTTGGTGGATAAATCAGCTCTTGCTTCTAAACCAGAGGAAGACACTTCTAAAGGTCGCAGGAGTTTTCTCGTTAAGCTGGGTTGGGCCGGTTTTGCGCTCTTTCAGTTGATATGGATAGTGTCTTTTATGAGATTCTTCTTTCCCAGAACCCTCTTTGAACCGCCAATGACGTTCAAAGTTGGTTATCCGTGGGAGTTTACCGTAGGGACGGTGGACATCAGGTTTCAGCAGAAATATCGCGTGTGGATTGTCAGGGAGACGGAGGGGTTTTATGCCCTTCTGGCAAAGTGTACCCACCTGGGCTGTACGCCGGTCTGGTGGGAGGGTGAGAACAAATTTAAGTGTCCGTGTCACGGCAGCGGCTTCACCAAGGAAGGCGTAAACTATGAAGGCCCCGCTCCCAGACCCCTGGAGAGGCTCAAGCTGGGCCTTGCCGAGGACGGACAGATCGTTGTTTATAAAAGTATTGTGTTCAGGCGAGAGCGTGGTGAGTGGGAAAAGCCGGGCGCCTTCTTGAGGGCCTGA
- a CDS encoding molecular chaperone TorD family protein, translating into MRFKVEQQQLIDRTQEVVQARSTIYSHLAAAFAYPTEDYLVELKSGETAASLKMAASFFPEEKELVAAVNEFCGAIEKEVRSLDVIDMEGEYNRIFSMGLMCPHNETEFCSSHVFMKGQELADIAGFYNAFGFKISVEEKALVDFIGTELEFMHVVTFKEHHALRSGEEGNAGTCREAQGKFLKGHLGAWVGAFSKILSATTHLEYFRTLGKLLDEFVSFEGRHLGVAPFPVVTVPAFNPKHPEPESFKCGEPSKEDFTFKGGPKE; encoded by the coding sequence ATGAGGTTTAAAGTGGAACAACAGCAGCTTATAGACAGGACGCAGGAGGTTGTTCAGGCCAGGAGTACAATCTACAGCCATTTAGCGGCGGCCTTTGCCTACCCCACGGAAGATTACCTGGTAGAGCTGAAAAGCGGCGAGACTGCGGCAAGCCTCAAAATGGCAGCATCTTTCTTCCCGGAGGAGAAAGAGCTGGTTGCCGCGGTTAATGAGTTTTGCGGGGCGATAGAGAAAGAAGTGCGTTCGCTCGACGTTATAGACATGGAAGGTGAGTACAACAGGATATTTTCTATGGGCCTGATGTGTCCCCACAACGAGACGGAGTTTTGCTCCAGCCACGTGTTCATGAAGGGCCAGGAGCTGGCGGATATCGCAGGGTTCTACAATGCCTTTGGTTTTAAGATCTCAGTGGAAGAAAAGGCATTGGTAGATTTCATAGGGACAGAGCTGGAATTTATGCATGTGGTTACGTTTAAAGAGCATCATGCCCTGAGAAGTGGAGAAGAGGGAAACGCAGGGACCTGCAGAGAGGCCCAGGGGAAGTTCCTCAAAGGTCATTTAGGTGCCTGGGTCGGTGCCTTTTCTAAAATACTTTCTGCCACCACTCATCTGGAATATTTTCGGACGCTGGGAAAACTGTTGGACGAGTTTGTGAGCTTTGAAGGAAGGCATCTTGGAGTGGCGCCTTTCCCTGTGGTGACTGTGCCCGCTTTTAACCCGAAACATCCCGAACCTGAGTCCTTTAAGTGTGGAGAGCCGTCTAAGGAAGACTTCACGTTTAAGGGTGGGCCTAAAGAATAA
- a CDS encoding nitrate oxidoreductase subunit beta, whose translation MTKVYNWQLGREMEYPFEEKRSKRQFAAVFNINRCIACQTCTMACKSAWTFNKGQEFMWWNNVETKPFGGYPQSWDVKTLETLGPQKGWDTGKKDDEKGPYGVYKGDTLFEKATNSIEASGQQAVGYIPEDKEWRVPNFYEDTANRQPKHREDGLLEGASLPEHEIFFFYLQRICNHCTYPACLAACPRKAIYKRQEDGIVLIDQKRCRGYRKCVEQCPYKKPMYNGNTRVSEKCIACYPRLEGKDPLTEGSAMVTRCISACVGKIRLQGWIDDPDSPVHTLVRKLKVALPLYPQFGTEPNIYYIPPRWAPRKYLYQMFGPGVEDAIARYKKPSHELLSILQLFGVTQKLIFSYKVNTDAITAYDKGGKEIMTVPIEEPVIVRPEKHLNIT comes from the coding sequence ATGACGAAAGTCTATAATTGGCAGCTAGGCCGTGAGATGGAGTATCCCTTTGAGGAGAAAAGGTCCAAGAGACAGTTTGCCGCAGTCTTTAACATAAACCGCTGTATAGCCTGTCAGACCTGCACCATGGCCTGCAAGAGCGCCTGGACGTTTAATAAAGGCCAGGAGTTTATGTGGTGGAACAATGTTGAGACCAAGCCTTTCGGCGGATATCCCCAGTCCTGGGACGTTAAGACACTAGAGACCCTGGGGCCGCAGAAGGGCTGGGACACAGGTAAAAAGGACGACGAGAAGGGGCCTTATGGTGTCTACAAAGGTGACACGCTCTTTGAAAAGGCCACTAACAGCATAGAGGCCAGCGGACAGCAGGCCGTCGGTTATATACCGGAGGACAAGGAATGGCGAGTCCCCAACTTTTATGAGGATACGGCCAACCGTCAGCCCAAGCACAGGGAAGACGGCCTTCTAGAGGGTGCCTCACTGCCTGAGCACGAGATATTCTTCTTCTATCTTCAGAGGATATGCAATCACTGCACCTATCCCGCATGTCTGGCGGCCTGTCCCAGGAAGGCCATCTATAAGAGGCAGGAAGACGGTATCGTCCTTATAGACCAGAAGAGGTGCAGGGGCTACAGGAAGTGTGTGGAGCAGTGTCCGTACAAGAAGCCCATGTACAACGGCAATACGAGGGTCTCGGAGAAGTGCATCGCCTGTTATCCGAGGCTTGAGGGTAAAGACCCGTTGACAGAGGGTAGTGCTATGGTAACGCGGTGTATCTCCGCCTGCGTGGGTAAGATTCGTCTTCAGGGCTGGATTGATGACCCTGACAGCCCGGTTCATACCCTGGTGAGAAAGTTGAAGGTAGCATTGCCTTTATATCCGCAGTTTGGGACGGAGCCTAACATCTATTATATCCCACCCAGATGGGCGCCGAGGAAGTATCTGTATCAGATGTTCGGCCCGGGTGTGGAAGATGCGATTGCGAGGTACAAAAAGCCTTCTCACGAGCTGCTTTCTATATTACAGCTCTTCGGTGTGACGCAGAAGCTTATCTTCTCGTACAAGGTCAATACCGACGCCATCACCGCCTATGACAAAGGCGGCAAGGAGATAATGACCGTGCCTATAGAGGAGCCTGTAATCGTAAGGCCGGAGAAGCATCTGAACATAACGTAA
- a CDS encoding molybdopterin-dependent oxidoreductase produces the protein MDISRRDFLRYTGAAAGGAMVTSLRLRHLAAQEDIMNPLEHYPDRKWEDVYRDQYKYDRSFTFACVPNDTHICRLRAFVRNGIVTRTEQNYDSHEVTDLYGNKCSPMWNPRGCLKGYTLVRRVYGPYRIKYPMARKGWVEWVEAGFPDPMTPENQQKYFRRGRDSWQRVSWDYASTLAAKGLLRVMERYGGAKGAERLREQGYPEEMIEAVEGSGARTMKFRPTIGLNGIGRIASALRRFSNMMGIYDGKAGGRVWSTYTWHGDLGPGHPMVTGVQTFDPEINDFRHAKLIVFCGKNMIENKMADAHWWVEIMERGGKIVNIAPEYSPASQKADYWMPVRPGTDVALMLGVAGILIKEKQYDEKFVKEFTDLPLLMRWDTLKLLKASDIISGYKNKELNGYSKTVQIIDPEMREEWGDFVVWDTKSNGPKVITREDVGQHFKKMGIDPALNGSFKVKTTDGKEVEVRPVFQLYSELTKEYDPKTVQDITGCPEKMVRQLAKDFATIRPAQIHTGEGTNHYFHCDMKDRANFLVLSLTGNIGKSGGNPGHWAGNYKGCVFPGAGVVIYEDPFNQNLNPDAKPGDIKRKKFMSCEEPAYWGYGENILKVKGKVFTGKTHMPTPTKVEWHINDNHLNNAKWAFNMIKNVYPREEMIVVQDWEWTGSCEYADLVFPVHSWMEFTSPEVAASCSNPFLQAWTGGIDPIYDTRQDHEVLANVAAKLTELTGVEHWRKHYKFTLEGKSEIYLQRILDAGSTTAGYKLDELIKQEKASMMLFRTYPRIPAWEQINESKPMYNKTGRLEFYRDEDEFIEYGENLVVYREPVEATPYLPNAIVATHDAIRPNDYGIPLDATGADERSVRNVKLPWSKVKNIKNPLWEKGYRFYCLTPKTRHKVHSSWAVADWNLIWDSNYGDPYRMDKRTPGVGEHQIHMNPDDAKELGINDGDYVWCDANEEDRPYMGWKPTDDFYKISRLMLRVKYNPSYPRGVTMMKHAPWMASWKTVFAHETRADGRAVSADTGYQSNFRYGSHQSITRGWLQPTMMTDSLVRKNDAGQHIEKGYEIDVHAPNTPPKETLVRITKAEDGGIEGRGLWDPARTGHTPGRESEDMKRYLKGEFYV, from the coding sequence GCAGCCGGTGGTGCTATGGTAACGTCCCTGCGCCTGCGTCATCTGGCGGCGCAGGAGGACATAATGAATCCCCTTGAACACTATCCGGACAGAAAGTGGGAAGACGTTTACAGGGACCAGTATAAATACGACCGCAGCTTTACCTTTGCCTGCGTCCCGAACGATACACATATATGCCGCCTGAGGGCGTTTGTGAGAAATGGCATTGTCACAAGGACAGAGCAGAACTACGACAGCCACGAGGTCACCGACCTCTACGGCAACAAATGTTCCCCCATGTGGAACCCCAGAGGGTGTCTGAAGGGTTACACGCTGGTCAGGAGGGTTTACGGTCCTTACAGGATTAAATACCCGATGGCCCGCAAGGGCTGGGTTGAGTGGGTAGAGGCCGGCTTCCCCGACCCGATGACACCCGAGAACCAGCAGAAATACTTCCGCAGGGGCAGGGATTCCTGGCAGCGGGTTTCATGGGACTACGCCTCTACGCTTGCCGCCAAGGGTCTGCTGAGGGTGATGGAGCGTTACGGCGGTGCCAAGGGCGCGGAGAGATTGAGGGAGCAGGGTTATCCCGAGGAGATGATAGAGGCCGTGGAGGGAAGTGGCGCCAGGACGATGAAGTTCCGTCCCACCATCGGTCTTAACGGGATAGGGCGTATCGCGTCCGCCCTTCGCCGCTTTTCAAACATGATGGGTATTTATGACGGGAAGGCCGGCGGAAGGGTATGGTCTACCTATACCTGGCACGGCGACCTGGGACCGGGACACCCGATGGTGACGGGTGTTCAGACCTTCGACCCGGAGATAAATGACTTCCGCCACGCAAAGCTGATCGTTTTCTGCGGGAAGAACATGATAGAGAACAAGATGGCCGACGCACACTGGTGGGTGGAGATTATGGAGAGGGGCGGGAAGATAGTCAACATCGCGCCGGAGTACAGTCCGGCCTCCCAGAAGGCCGATTACTGGATGCCGGTTCGTCCGGGTACCGACGTCGCGCTTATGCTGGGCGTGGCCGGCATACTGATAAAAGAAAAGCAGTATGATGAGAAGTTTGTAAAAGAGTTTACCGACCTGCCCCTGCTGATGAGGTGGGATACGCTCAAGCTCCTGAAGGCCAGCGACATAATAAGCGGCTACAAGAACAAGGAGCTTAACGGTTACAGTAAAACCGTCCAGATAATAGACCCTGAGATGAGGGAAGAGTGGGGAGATTTCGTTGTCTGGGACACGAAGTCAAACGGCCCCAAGGTCATCACCAGAGAAGACGTTGGTCAGCACTTTAAGAAAATGGGGATAGACCCCGCGCTCAATGGCAGCTTCAAGGTCAAGACCACGGACGGCAAAGAGGTTGAAGTCAGGCCCGTATTCCAGCTCTATTCGGAGCTTACAAAGGAGTACGACCCGAAAACGGTGCAGGACATTACAGGCTGCCCCGAGAAGATGGTCCGGCAGCTGGCGAAGGATTTTGCCACTATAAGGCCGGCCCAGATACATACCGGCGAGGGCACCAACCACTACTTCCACTGTGACATGAAGGACAGGGCAAACTTCCTCGTTCTCTCACTCACAGGGAATATCGGCAAGTCGGGCGGAAACCCGGGACACTGGGCAGGCAACTACAAGGGCTGCGTATTTCCCGGCGCTGGAGTCGTAATATATGAAGACCCCTTTAACCAGAACCTCAACCCGGACGCCAAGCCGGGCGATATTAAGAGGAAGAAATTCATGTCGTGTGAAGAGCCCGCTTACTGGGGTTACGGGGAGAACATCCTCAAGGTCAAGGGCAAGGTCTTCACCGGCAAGACGCATATGCCCACGCCTACCAAGGTGGAATGGCACATTAACGACAACCACCTGAATAACGCCAAGTGGGCCTTCAACATGATTAAGAACGTCTACCCGAGGGAAGAGATGATCGTGGTCCAGGACTGGGAGTGGACGGGGAGTTGTGAGTATGCGGACCTGGTGTTCCCCGTGCACAGCTGGATGGAATTTACCAGTCCGGAGGTGGCAGCCTCCTGCTCCAACCCGTTCCTGCAGGCATGGACGGGGGGTATAGACCCCATCTACGATACCAGACAGGACCATGAGGTCCTGGCGAACGTAGCCGCCAAGCTCACCGAGCTTACGGGTGTCGAGCACTGGAGAAAGCACTACAAGTTTACTCTGGAAGGAAAGTCGGAGATCTACCTGCAGCGTATACTCGATGCCGGCAGCACGACCGCGGGCTACAAGCTGGACGAACTGATCAAACAGGAAAAGGCATCGATGATGCTCTTCCGTACTTATCCGAGGATACCCGCATGGGAACAGATTAACGAGTCCAAGCCCATGTACAATAAGACAGGCAGGCTTGAGTTCTACCGCGACGAAGACGAGTTCATCGAATACGGTGAAAACCTTGTCGTATACCGTGAACCGGTCGAGGCGACGCCTTACCTGCCCAACGCGATAGTGGCGACCCATGACGCCATAAGACCCAATGACTACGGCATACCGCTTGACGCCACCGGCGCGGATGAACGTTCAGTCAGGAACGTAAAGTTGCCGTGGTCCAAGGTGAAGAACATTAAGAACCCGCTCTGGGAGAAGGGCTACAGGTTCTACTGTCTGACGCCGAAGACCAGGCACAAGGTGCACTCTTCATGGGCTGTCGCCGATTGGAACCTTATCTGGGATTCAAACTACGGCGACCCGTACCGTATGGATAAAAGGACTCCGGGCGTCGGTGAGCACCAGATTCACATGAACCCGGATGACGCAAAAGAACTGGGCATAAATGACGGTGACTACGTCTGGTGTGACGCTAACGAAGAAGACAGGCCATACATGGGTTGGAAACCAACAGACGATTTCTACAAGATTTCCCGCCTTATGTTGAGAGTAAAGTACAACCCGTCGTACCCGAGGGGTGTGACCATGATGAAGCACGCCCCGTGGATGGCCTCATGGAAGACCGTGTTTGCCCATGAGACAAGGGCGGACGGCAGGGCGGTCTCTGCGGATACCGGCTACCAGTCGAACTTTAGATATGGCTCTCACCAGTCCATAACAAGGGGCTGGCTCCAGCCAACCATGATGACCGATAGTCTGGTCAGGAAGAACGATGCGGGCCAGCATATCGAAAAGGGTTATGAGATAGACGTACATGCCCCCAATACGCCGCCGAAGGAGACCCTGGTCAGGATAACGAAGGCTGAGGACGGAGGCATAGAGGGCAGGGGCCTGTGGGACCCTGCCAGGACGGGACACACTCCCGGAAGGGAGAGTGAGGATATGAAGAGATATCTCAAAGGTGAGTTCTATGTCTAA